One window of the Natrinema sp. CBA1119 genome contains the following:
- a CDS encoding acyl-CoA dehydrogenase family protein gives MELLDDSIVPEHARDVKAEAREFAREHIEPNAQEYFQAGEYPEEILEAGQEADLVAQDIPAEWGGRGLDLAQLLAITEEFYRADAGIALTLQLASFGCEITYEHGTDEQCEEYIRPVAAGEQRSGLAVSEPDTGSDLSGMQTRAEKDGDEYVINGEKYWIGNGVEADWVTLYARTGDDEDNPYGNHSMFIVPTDTDGYEAEHIPEKMAMRASKQAHIEFDDCRVPAENLIGEEGDGFMLLADFFNHGRVAVAGHGLGIAAAAIEEAWEFTHDREEFGRTISDFQAVQHGLADMLLEFESARTLTWRAREKVTNEDNAGYWAAMAKTKATETAVDVSEQGMQFHGGRSILDERRIARVFRDARIPVIYEGANEIQRNLIYGQAP, from the coding sequence ATGGAGCTACTCGACGACAGCATCGTGCCTGAGCACGCTCGAGACGTCAAGGCCGAGGCCCGCGAGTTCGCTCGCGAACACATCGAACCCAATGCGCAGGAATACTTTCAGGCCGGCGAGTACCCCGAGGAGATCCTCGAGGCCGGTCAGGAAGCCGACCTCGTGGCACAGGACATTCCGGCGGAGTGGGGCGGCCGCGGGCTCGATCTGGCGCAGTTGCTCGCGATCACGGAGGAGTTCTACCGGGCCGACGCGGGAATCGCGCTGACGCTGCAGCTGGCGAGTTTCGGCTGCGAGATCACGTACGAACACGGTACCGACGAGCAGTGCGAGGAGTACATCCGACCCGTGGCGGCGGGAGAACAGCGCTCGGGACTGGCGGTTTCGGAACCCGACACAGGCAGCGATCTCTCGGGGATGCAGACTCGAGCGGAGAAAGATGGCGACGAGTACGTCATCAACGGCGAGAAGTACTGGATCGGCAACGGCGTCGAGGCGGACTGGGTGACGCTCTACGCCCGCACCGGGGACGACGAGGACAACCCCTACGGGAATCACTCGATGTTCATCGTCCCGACCGATACCGACGGCTACGAGGCCGAACACATCCCGGAAAAGATGGCGATGCGCGCCTCGAAGCAGGCGCACATCGAGTTCGACGACTGCCGCGTTCCGGCGGAAAACCTGATCGGCGAGGAGGGTGACGGCTTCATGCTGCTCGCGGACTTCTTCAATCACGGCCGCGTCGCCGTCGCCGGCCACGGACTCGGCATCGCCGCGGCCGCCATCGAGGAGGCCTGGGAGTTCACGCACGACCGCGAGGAGTTCGGCCGGACGATCAGCGACTTTCAGGCCGTCCAGCACGGCCTCGCCGACATGCTACTCGAGTTCGAGAGCGCCCGGACGCTCACCTGGCGCGCCCGCGAGAAGGTCACGAACGAAGACAACGCGGGGTACTGGGCTGCGATGGCGAAAACGAAGGCAACCGAGACGGCCGTCGACGTGTCCGAGCAGGGCATGCAGTTCCACGGCGGCCGCTCGATCCTCGACGAGCGACGGATCGCCCGCGTCTTCCGCGACGCCCGCATCCCAGTTATTTACGAGGGGGCGAACGAAATTCAGCGCAACCTCATTTACGGGCAGGCTCCCTGA
- a CDS encoding cupin domain-containing protein gives MTYRKVNYEEVEQVSSAMHVLSDPLETEQVGVTVARCDPGWKSKPHDHTDNDHEEIYVLIEGEATVVVDDEPVSMETGDALWIPPASTRQIRNGDSESAFVLVSAPSIGDDEGDGDEWLLSGFAG, from the coding sequence ATGACATACCGGAAGGTCAACTACGAGGAGGTCGAGCAGGTCTCGAGTGCGATGCACGTTCTGAGCGATCCGCTCGAGACGGAGCAGGTGGGAGTCACGGTGGCTCGCTGCGATCCGGGCTGGAAGAGCAAGCCCCACGATCACACGGACAACGACCACGAGGAAATCTACGTCCTCATCGAGGGGGAGGCGACGGTCGTCGTCGACGACGAACCCGTCTCAATGGAAACCGGCGACGCGCTGTGGATCCCGCCCGCGTCGACCCGACAGATCCGCAACGGTGACAGCGAAAGCGCGTTCGTCCTCGTGAGCGCGCCCAGCATCGGTGACGACGAGGGCGACGGCGACGAGTGGCTCCTGTCGGGATTCGCCGGGTGA
- a CDS encoding CopG family ribbon-helix-helix protein → MAVVSVSMPDELLERLDQFAEEHGYTGRSEVVREASRNLLGEFEDTRLEERDLMGIVTVLFDYETTSVEERMMHLRHEHESLVASNFHSHVGNHYCMELFVLEGELEDISAFVGKIRATKDALTVDYSVMPVDSFDPLAQG, encoded by the coding sequence ATGGCAGTTGTCAGCGTCTCGATGCCGGACGAACTCTTAGAACGGCTCGATCAGTTCGCCGAAGAGCACGGGTACACCGGTCGGAGCGAAGTCGTGAGAGAGGCCTCGCGAAACCTGTTGGGCGAGTTTGAGGACACTCGGCTGGAAGAGCGGGACCTGATGGGAATCGTCACGGTGTTGTTCGATTACGAGACGACGAGCGTCGAGGAGCGGATGATGCACCTGCGCCACGAACACGAGAGTCTCGTCGCGTCGAACTTCCACAGCCACGTTGGGAACCACTACTGCATGGAACTGTTCGTCCTCGAGGGAGAACTCGAGGATATCTCGGCGTTCGTCGGGAAGATTCGAGCGACCAAGGACGCGCTGACGGTCGACTACTCGGTCATGCCGGTCGATAGTTTCGATCCGCTCGCTCAGGGGTAG
- a CDS encoding creatininase family protein has translation MYLGDEAWPDLESYFESESLALVPLGSTEQHGPHLPEATDHLIGEAFARAVADRTGYLCTPTINIGVSGHHRQYHGTMWVEPPAFRQYMESLTRNLTSHGIDRVIYVNAHGGNVPHLREVGARLRQDEVAYAIEWMWNDSIPELVDDLFEQNGPHGGPKETALIQYLEPELVHDDRLEEARDTGIPDVEAAETVKHGSRTFYDAADNTTNGVLGDQTDATAAKGEQLFEAASDQLVQLCEWLAAQEFEDLLPRKHV, from the coding sequence ATGTACCTCGGCGACGAAGCGTGGCCCGACCTCGAGTCGTACTTCGAATCAGAATCGCTCGCACTGGTCCCGCTGGGATCGACGGAACAGCACGGGCCGCACCTGCCGGAGGCGACCGATCACCTGATCGGCGAAGCGTTCGCGCGGGCGGTCGCGGATCGGACGGGCTATCTCTGTACGCCGACGATCAATATCGGCGTCAGCGGCCACCATCGGCAGTACCACGGGACGATGTGGGTCGAGCCGCCGGCGTTCCGACAGTACATGGAGTCGCTGACGCGAAACCTCACGTCCCACGGGATCGATCGGGTGATCTACGTCAACGCCCACGGCGGGAACGTCCCCCACCTGCGCGAGGTCGGAGCACGCCTTCGGCAGGACGAAGTCGCGTACGCCATCGAGTGGATGTGGAACGACTCGATCCCGGAACTCGTCGACGACCTGTTCGAACAGAACGGCCCCCACGGCGGTCCGAAGGAGACCGCGCTGATCCAGTACCTCGAGCCGGAGCTGGTTCACGACGACCGACTCGAGGAGGCCAGAGACACCGGAATCCCGGACGTCGAAGCGGCCGAGACGGTCAAACACGGCTCGCGAACGTTCTACGACGCGGCCGACAATACGACCAACGGCGTGCTGGGCGATCAGACGGATGCGACGGCGGCGAAGGGCGAGCAACTGTTCGAGGCGGCGAGTGATCAGCTCGTCCAGCTCTGTGAATGGCTGGCGGCCCAGGAATTCGAGGACTTGCTTCCACGGAAGCACGTTTGA